A section of the Phaseolus vulgaris cultivar G19833 chromosome 8, P. vulgaris v2.0, whole genome shotgun sequence genome encodes:
- the LOC137826298 gene encoding uncharacterized protein isoform X1 translates to MFTNDQRQKERTGRYGTSRVEFLQELVTQFQNTSAEETREKILANLANFAYDPYNYNFLRQLNVLELFIDCLTEPNEKLVEFGMGGICNSCVDPANSAIVTKFGGIPPIIHCLSSPVRNTVNYTLGALYYICNEFNKEEILKPEVIDIIRRYAAAEDVSVSFSNLAKAFLDKHLSGNE, encoded by the exons ATGTTTACCAAtgaccagaggcaaaaagaacgaACAGGGAGATATGGAACTTCCAGAGTGGAATTCCTTCAG GAATTGGTGACTCAGTTTCAGAACACATCTGCAGAAGAAACAAGAGAGAAGATTTTGGCAAATTTGGCCAACTTTGCCTATGATCCTTACAACTACAACTTCTTGCGTCAG CTCAACGTTTTGGAACTTTTCATTGACTGCTTGACGGAACCCAATGAAAAGCTTGTAGAATTTGGCATGGGAGGGATTTGCAATTCTTGTGTTG ATCCTGCCAATTCCGCAATTGTAACTAAGTTTGGTGGGATACCTCCTATAATTCACTGTTTATCAAGTCCAGTTAGGAACACT GTAAATTATACACTTGGGGCACTTTATTATATCTGTAACGAATTTAACAAGGAGGAGATTTTAAAGCCCGAAGTTATTGACATCATTAGAAGGTACGCAGCTGCCGAAGATGTTAGTGTGAGTTTCAGTAATCTGGCTAAAGCTTTTCTAGACAAACATCTATCAGGGAACGAGTGA
- the LOC137826298 gene encoding uncharacterized protein isoform X2: MFTNDQRQKERTGRYGTSRVEFLQELVTQFQNTSAEETREKILANLANFAYDPYNYNFLRQLNVLELFIDCLTEPNEKLVEFGMGGICNSCVDPANSAIVTKFGGIPPIIHCLSSPVRNTLVGQGGLLKH; encoded by the exons ATGTTTACCAAtgaccagaggcaaaaagaacgaACAGGGAGATATGGAACTTCCAGAGTGGAATTCCTTCAG GAATTGGTGACTCAGTTTCAGAACACATCTGCAGAAGAAACAAGAGAGAAGATTTTGGCAAATTTGGCCAACTTTGCCTATGATCCTTACAACTACAACTTCTTGCGTCAG CTCAACGTTTTGGAACTTTTCATTGACTGCTTGACGGAACCCAATGAAAAGCTTGTAGAATTTGGCATGGGAGGGATTTGCAATTCTTGTGTTG ATCCTGCCAATTCCGCAATTGTAACTAAGTTTGGTGGGATACCTCCTATAATTCACTGTTTATCAAGTCCAGTTAGGAACACT CTCGTAGGTCAAGGGGGATTGCTAAAACATTAA
- the LOC137825884 gene encoding DNA repair protein RAD4-like — protein MRRRGSASQRKRQPSTSEDQTGAQQNSEDGNKFQSPSDNGALTEISREAVGKLLRRANKVGTSRKKKTAEFEPEQNGTQVLDPMLQSKTSEVGHCSRNSLGNASAGEKCSSSVQEYFDNKEELDDSDWEDGVVARDDHPVTIELNLTPNKTVQKQVRRASVEDKELAELVHRVHLLSLLARGRLIDNACDDPLIQASLLSLLPAHLLQLSNVKKLTSKALYPLISWFHDNFHVKNCMNREASPCFGLASALESQEGSPEEIAALSVALLRALNLTARFVSVLDVSPLKAFQVASGSSCGIFKTSTPMVSKRKVDFKSPQESLSCSERENVCESSLVHSQKSKKCRVTKHMDQSRDPPIVEVRNDSVANSKASETQDSNLESSLTNKSRKSKRKGDLEFDMQLEMALSATAVESQDKSGANPDSSCFSSPSKRVKRVTGEESSTSSQVISTAIGSMKVGSPLYWAEVYCSEENLTGKWVHVDAVNLIIDGEDKVEAMVAACKKSLRYVVAFAGQGAKDVTRRYCMKWYKIASHRVNSTWWDLVLAPLRDLESGATGGVNNLRKSQSISKQSNTMDSFVPTRSSIEDIELETRALTEPLPTNQQAYKSHPLYALEKWLTKYQVLHPKGPILGFCSGHSVYPRTCVQTVKTKERWLREGLQVKPNEHPVKELQRSIKPQKVQDSEADDYGCSDSMDKIKLYGKWQLEPLNLPHAVNGIVPRNERGQVDVWSEKCLPPGTVHLRFPKAFSVAKRLEIDYAPAMVGFEFKNGRSYPVFDGIVVCSEFKDVLLEAYAEEEERRQAEEKKRDEKQALSRWYQLLSSIVTRQRLNNRYISNSLSSEMPTGGQCINNESSATVGDSYDKNHNVKQQVDQCDTSLGASLSTPVKDHEHMFLKEFESFDRETSLLTKRCQCGFTVQVEEL, from the exons ATGCGACGCAGAGGAAGCGCTTCTCAGCGGAAGAGGCAACCCTCAACTTCAG AAGATCAAACTGGAGCCCAACAAAACTCAGAAGATGGAAACAAATTTCAATCACCTAGTGATAATG GAGCACTGACCGAAATATCTCGAGAGGCTGTTGGAAAGCTTCTGCGCCGTGCTAATAAAGTTGGCACTTCCCGGAAAAAGAAGACA GCTGAGTTTGAGCCAGAACAAAATGGAACCCAAGTCTTGGATCCAATGCTTCAATCAAAGACGTCAGAGGTTGGACATTGTAGTAGAAATTCCTTGGGAAATGCTTCTGCTGGGGAGAAATGTAGTAGTTCAGTTCAGGAGTACTTCGATAACAAGGAAGAGCTGGATGACTCAGATTGGGAAGATGGTGTAGTTGCCAGGGATGATCATCCTGTAACAATTGAATTGAATCTGACCCCTAATAAAACCGTACAGAAACAAGTTCGACGAGCTTCTGTGGAGGATAAG GAGTTGGCTGAACTTGTACACAgggttcatttgctttctttACTCGCTCGAGGAAGATTAATAGACAATGCTTGTGATGATCCTCTTATTCAG GCTTCTTTGCTTTCTCTACTACCAGCACACTTGCTCCAGCTGTCAAATGTTAAAAAACTCACTTCAAAAGCTCTATATCCTTTAATATCATGG TTCCACGATAATTTCCATGTTAAAAACTGTATGAATAGAGAAGCTTCACCATGCTTTGGTTTGGCCTCAGCTTTAGAATCACAAGAGGGCAGTCCTGAAGAG ATTGCAGCATTATCAGTGGCTCTATTAAGAGCTTTAAATCTTACAGCCAG GTTTGTGTCCGTTTTGGATGTTTCCCCTCTTAAAGCGTTTCAAGTTGCAAGTGGATCTAGTTGCGGGATATTTAAAACTTCTACACCAATGGTATCTAAGCGAAAAGTGGATTTTAAATCACCTCAAGAATCATTATCTTGTAGTGAGAGAGAGAATGTCTGTGAAAGTTCTCTTGTCCATTCACAGAAAAGTAAGAAATGTCGTGTGACAAAGCACATGGATCAGTCTAGAGATCCTCCTATTGTTGAAGTAAGAAATGATAGTGTTGCAAACTCGAAAGCTTCTGAGACACAAGATAGTAACCTGGAATCGTCTCTCACCAACAAATCTCGTAAATCAAAGAGGAAAGGAGATCTTGAATTTGATATGCAGTTGGAAATGGCTCTTTCTGCTACAGCCGTTGAATCTCAGGACAAGTCAGGTGCAAATCCTGACTCTTCCTGTTTTTCTTCTCCATCCAAAAGAGTGAAAAGGGTTACAGGTGAAGAATCATCAACCTCCTCCCAAGTAATTTCTACAGCAATTGGATCAATGAAAGTAGGATCTCCTCTGTATTGGGCAGAAGTATATTGCAGTGAAGAAAATTTGACAGGAAAGTGGGTGCATGTTGATGCTGTCAATTTGATTATTGATGGAGAGGACAAGGTTGAAGCCATGGTAGCTGCATGCAAAAAATCTTTGAGATATGTTGTTGCCTTTGCTGGGCAAGGGGCCAAAGATGTGACCCGCAG GTATTGTATGAAGTGGTACAAGATAGCTTCACATCGAGTCAATTCAACATGGTGGGATCTCGTGTTGGCACCATTGAGAGACTTGGAGTCTGGGGCAACTGGAGGTgtgaataatttaagaaaaagcCAAAGCATTTCCAAGCAATCCAATACTATGGATTCTTTTGTCCCTACTAGGAGCTCTATTGAGGATATTGAGTTGGAAACTAGAGCATTAACTGAACCTCTTCCTACCAATCAGCAG GCCTACAAAAGTCATCCACTTTATGCCTTAGAAAAATGGCTTACGAAGTATCAAGTACTTCATCCAAAGGGTCCAATACTGGGCTTTTGTTCAGGTCACTCAGTTTATCCTAGGACTTGTGTGCAAACAGTTAAGACAAAAGAGAGGTGGCTGCGAGAAGGGCTTCAAGTTAAACCCAATGAACATCCTGTGAAG GAGCTTCAACGTTCCATAAAGCCTCAAAAGGTACAAGATTCTGAAGCTGATGACTATGGCTGCAGTGACTCTATGGACAAAATTAAACTTTATGGGAAGTGGCAACTGGAACCGTTAAATTTGCCTCATGCTGTGAATGGGATAGTTCCCAGG AATGAACGAGGTCAAGTAGATGTTTGGTCTGAGAAATGTCTTCCACCAGGGACCGTACACTTAAGGTTTCCAAAAGCCTTTTCTGTTGCCAAGAGACTTGAAATTGATTATGCGCCAGCTATGGTtggttttgaatttaaaaacgGTCGTTCATATCCTGTCTTTGATGGTATTGTTGTGTGTTCCGAGTTCAAGGATGTACTGCTAGAG GCTTAtgcagaggaagaagaaaggcgACAAgctgaagaaaagaaaagggatGAAAAACAGGCTCTTAGTCGGTGGTACCAACTTCTTTCTTCTATTGTAACTCGTCAGAGGTTAAATAATCGTTATATTAGTAACAGTTTGTCTTCAGAGATGCCAACTGGTGGCCAATGCATAAATAATGAGTCGAGTGCCACAGTTGGTGATAGCTATGACAAGAATCACAACGTAAAACAACAGGTGGACCAGTGTGATACCAGTCTTGGTGCATCATTAAGCACTCCAGTAAAAGATCATGAGCATATGTTTCTGAAAGAGTTCGAGAGCTTTGACAGGGAAACCTCTCTATTGACAAAGCGATGTCAGTGTGGATTTACAGTCCAAGTGGAAGAATTATAA